The genomic DNA TTGTGGTTGAAGTTGTTATCAGCACACAGTTCTGTTGCTACCTCATTCTGTTGTCTGTTTGTATTGTTCACCATCTTATGTCACAGCACCGGTGCAGAGATGATCAGTCCCTGTGTGGCTGACGTCCTGGCAGTACAGTTTGAGTCCTTCATGACATCTTATGTGTTGCTGATGATGGCTGATACAAGAGGACCACTTTCAACATTCAGAACAGCTAAGAGGCTTACCACAAGTAGGCCAGTCATTTATGACTAGGAAGACCACTGCTGTCTGAAAAGCGTTAACTGCATTTAGGACaactaatgagttttttttttttttctttcacctaTAAGTTGTTGAAGAAGATCCTCgctgtttgtaaaatatgtgttGTATTCCAGTGTGAATTCATATGTGGCTCTGAGGTTACCTTACATCTACGATCTGTTTGCCACTTTCAGTGTTTTCTCCACTATTCTTATGTACTTATTAACTACTTTATCCTGGAGTCCTTTTTATCTCATTCAGAAACTTTTTCTTCAGCGGTTTTAGTTAAGGAGCCAAAGGAAAGATCATTTGTCATTTATGGGACAGACTTTACTCCAATATGACTTTGTGTGTGTATCAGAAAACTTTTTTTGGAAGAGTaccctttaccacattcagagcaggtgtatggcttctctccagtgtggatcATTCTGTGGCACCTAAGTGTGGTTTGACGTgggaatcgtttgccacattctggacagcaatagGGTTTTTCTCCAGAGTGAATTCTCATGTGATCTTTAAGAGTCCCGCGGTCTGAGAAAAGCCTGCCACAGTCAGAACAGCTGTGTTTCTTACCAGAATGAATTTTTCTATGTTTGTGAAGAGAACTGTTATATGAGAATCGCATACCACATTCAGTACAACTgtaaggcttctctccagtatgacttCTCCTATGTATATAAAGAGAACCAATacgtgagaattgtttgccacattccaagcaACTGtgaggtttctctccagtgtgaagcCTGATGTGACTCTGTAGGGTGCTTTGTTGTGAGAACTGCTTATCACATTCAGGACAacaataaggtttctctccagtatgagttCTGATGTGGCACTGAAGTGAGTGTAAACCTAAGaatcgtttcccacattcagaacagcaatgaagTTTTTTTCCAGTGTGGATTTTGGTGTGTCTATCAAGACTTTTCTGGCTTGTATAatctttgccacattcagaacagacatactgctttttctcttccttATGAATTTGCATGTGCTTTTGAAAACTGCGTTTGTcagaaaattgtttgccacaatCTGGACAACAAAAAGGTTTTtcttctgtgtggatttttctgtgcctctgaagatggcttctTGTTGAGAAATGCTTACCACTTTCAGGGCAACAATATGTTTTTTCACCAATGTGAATCTTCATATGCTTATTAAGATCACTTTTCTGTgtgaattgtttaccacattccaaacaacatttttttccagtatgaatttggatttctttctcTACTTGCTGTCGATCAGTTTTGATGGTTTCTGTTTGTGTTACTCCAGTAGCAAGGAGAGAACTGCACTGGAAAAAGGCTGCTGTCAGGTTCTCTGATCTTCTTGCCGATTTATTCATACCTTTCTCATTGTATTGAAGAGAGGGCCGACCAAATGAAGGTGGGGAGAAGCTGACATTCTTCTGTAAAT from Erpetoichthys calabaricus chromosome 5, fErpCal1.3, whole genome shotgun sequence includes the following:
- the LOC127527812 gene encoding gastrula zinc finger protein XlCGF7.1-like, producing MQIHKEEKKQYVCSECGKDYTSQKSLDRHTKIHTGKKLHCCSECGKRFLGLHSLQCHIRTHTGEKPYCCPECDKQFSQQSTLQSHIRLHTGEKPHSCLECGKQFSRIGSLYIHRRSHTGEKPYSCTECGMRFSYNSSLHKHRKIHSGKKHSCSDCGRLFSDRGTLKDHMRIHSGEKPYCCPECGKRFPRQTTLRCHRMIHTGEKPYTCSECVQESEGSIMMHSLESLQWSIRLNGDKSHGDIQEHDHDCGAGFVQVCGQGGPTLDGVPVHCRATHVHPCQVCAN